AGGATTTAGTGACGAAAGCCACGGCCTTGTCCTCTTGTAACGCGGGTACTCTCTCTAATGTGCAGGCTTCCTGGCTTGCGAATATTTCCGCAGTAAAAAAGGTCGAGCTATATCGCTTCGGGCCTTCCAATACATATTATCCTCTATTCGATGCTTGGCCTGGAGAAGCGACGAAGACGGTCAGTCCGGAATCGCCGCCAAGTAACGGCGATATGGACGATTTGGATGCATCTCCCGGCTTCTCCGGTACGGCAGCAGCCTATATCGGCACTTTAGATAAGGATGCGAAAGGTCTCCCCGCTATCGAATATGTCATTTATGTAAAGCCTGCCAGTTACGGTGCTAGTGCTCTTTCCTGCTCGGACATGAGTGCGAGTCGCTACCAACTTTTATTGGCATTAGTGAACGATTATGCGGCAAACGTTGCCGCTCTTGCCGCCGCCTGGGCTCCGAACGGTGCCTCCCCGTACGGGGAACAACTCGCGACAGCCGGGAACGGGTCAACGGTTTTTCCGAATTCTGCGGGAGCATTCAATACGGTCTTTGCCAGCGCTATTCGGGAATTAAGCACGATGAAGGACGGCAAGTTGGAAGCGCCCGCCGGCCTTGCAAAAGGAGGAAACGGGTCCGTTATCAATCTTAGTTTGTCGGAGTCCCGTTTTTCGGGCAACAGCATACAGAACCTTCGGAACAATCTTTCTTCCTTCAAGACGTTCTACTTAGGGGGCGGGGGGATCGGTCTGTCCGACTATGTAACTTTTTATAGTCCTAGTCTGGATACCCAAGCAAGGACTCAAATTTCCCTCTTAGAATCCACGTTAAATTCGTTTAACAGTGTTGGCGCAGGTAATATGGCCGCAATCATACAAGCCGTGACTCAATTAAATACCTTACTGACGATTTTGAATACGCAACTCGCGGCTATCGTGGGTAGCGGCGTCGTATCAGGAAAGACAGGGGATGGGGATTGATGGCGTACAAATCCCATTTGCGTACGCTCATTCTATGTTTATTCCTTCTTCTTCCGATCGCCGCGATCCTTTCCCAACCGAACGGGAACAACGGAGAAGAAAAGTCTAAGGACGGAACCGAAACCAAGGAGCAGCCTTCCAAGGAAGAGGAAGATATCAACGAAAAGCGGCGTAGGTTTTTAGAAAGCGGACAGATCAACGTGATCGGATCCAAGGACGAGGATCTAAAAAAAATTCCCGGATCGGCTAACGTCATCGGAAAGAAAATTCTGAAGGAAACGAGTCCGATCGATTCGATGGAAGCTTTGAGAAGGGTTCCCGGTGCGACGATTCGATACCAAGATGCGGTGGGTCTTACGCCGAACATCGCGTTTCGAGGAGTGAGCAACGAGGAATCTCGGAAGACTCTCATTTTAGAAGACGGTGTTTTTACTTCTTTGAGTCCGTACGGACAACCCGAAAGTTATTTTATTCCTCATATAGATAGAATGGAAAGAGTGGAGGTCGTTAAGGGTTCCGGTTCCATCCTGTTCGGTCCCACGACTCTAGGTGGTATCGTCAATTTCGTGACTCGAAAGCCGCCCGAAAAACCGACTCTAAACTTGAAATTGATCGGGGGGACCAACGGTTACGCTTCCAATTTGGTTCAGTACGGCGGAACGGTTCAGAACACGAATACGGCTTACGACGTTTCCTATTTACATACCCAAGGAAACGGATATAGAAATTACCAAGGTTTTAACGTTAACGACTTTAACGTTAAACTGATGCAAAAAATCGGAGACAAGGATACGGTTTTTTTAAAGTATCAAGTCTACCAACAAGATTCGCAAGCCACGTACCTGGGATTAACCCAAGGATTATATTGGAAAGACCCGAAAATCAACCCGGCTCGTTTCGATAGAAAACACATAGAGCGTCAAGCTGCAGTTATCGGTCACGATCACGCGTTCAGCGAAAATTGGAAATTGATTACCCGTTCGTACTGGACCAATGTGGGATTCGATTTTAAGCAGGAATCCTATTCTTATAATAGCGCGAACGAGCTGGGGCTCCCGACTCCGCCGACCGGAAACGTTTTTGCCGTGTATGCTCCCGCGCCGATCGGAAACCGTCCCGGGGATGTGATTTATATGTTGAATACCACTCCCAATCGACACCAATTTTTTCGGACTGGCGGATTGGAATCGAAACTGGAAGGTAAGTTTGTTACCTTCGGTCTAGAACACGAAATCTCCGTCGGTGCAAGGGCACATTACGAAACCGTAAACGCCGCTTATAATCAATTTCCGTATCCGACGATGAACCAAGGACTCACGACTCAACAGCAGACCCGGAATGCGAAAGCGTATGCTACGTACGTTCAGGACTCGATTAAGCTGACCGAACGATTGAAAA
The Leptospira inadai serovar Lyme str. 10 genome window above contains:
- a CDS encoding TonB-dependent receptor family protein — protein: MAYKSHLRTLILCLFLLLPIAAILSQPNGNNGEEKSKDGTETKEQPSKEEEDINEKRRRFLESGQINVIGSKDEDLKKIPGSANVIGKKILKETSPIDSMEALRRVPGATIRYQDAVGLTPNIAFRGVSNEESRKTLILEDGVFTSLSPYGQPESYFIPHIDRMERVEVVKGSGSILFGPTTLGGIVNFVTRKPPEKPTLNLKLIGGTNGYASNLVQYGGTVQNTNTAYDVSYLHTQGNGYRNYQGFNVNDFNVKLMQKIGDKDTVFLKYQVYQQDSQATYLGLTQGLYWKDPKINPARFDRKHIERQAAVIGHDHAFSENWKLITRSYWTNVGFDFKQESYSYNSANELGLPTPPTGNVFAVYAPAPIGNRPGDVIYMLNTTPNRHQFFRTGGLESKLEGKFVTFGLEHEISVGARAHYETVNAAYNQFPYPTMNQGLTTQQQTRNAKAYATYVQDSIKLTERLKIIPGVRYEYISQGVYTHRKFATTTDVAYGLATTVGQNILVNQANESYTKVVLPGFGITYDLMEKFMWFAGAHTAFAPPSFSTILNPSLGLGYKLNAERSNNYETGVRGNITKYFYTQVSTYALFFSNQIVNTNEAGSSIGAVPINAGKSVNRGVESNFVFDFGKFAESRWEIPLEIAYSYTHAISTTYVPVGTIQNSDGTVSVTNQPLFSVNSSGNVIKVNTSGNYLPYVPMQTVITAIGFKSPRGFYARVEYQHFDKQYSDLQNTKNQSADGSQGVVPAYGIWNADFGYELPGGRWSIFVNGKNLEDRVYISGRLPVGIQQGPYRQINIGATLKLD
- a CDS encoding imelysin family protein — its product is MNRSGFRSFGELPFKRSYYLRRIFSGCGTILTSTILFFSVLSCNPRNASSSDSSLVNGFLYAMFNSYDPKPFLQNMGRNIIPPLYADLNSKAQDLVTKATALSSCNAGTLSNVQASWLANISAVKKVELYRFGPSNTYYPLFDAWPGEATKTVSPESPPSNGDMDDLDASPGFSGTAAAYIGTLDKDAKGLPAIEYVIYVKPASYGASALSCSDMSASRYQLLLALVNDYAANVAALAAAWAPNGASPYGEQLATAGNGSTVFPNSAGAFNTVFASAIRELSTMKDGKLEAPAGLAKGGNGSVINLSLSESRFSGNSIQNLRNNLSSFKTFYLGGGGIGLSDYVTFYSPSLDTQARTQISLLESTLNSFNSVGAGNMAAIIQAVTQLNTLLTILNTQLAAIVGSGVVSGKTGDGD